A region of Natribaculum luteum DNA encodes the following proteins:
- the priS gene encoding DNA primase small subunit PriS: MEERTRAYLRGRFRDHYRRTEITLPPAANEREWGYIPWTDGPGTTMVRHRSLLELGAVEEFLERERPRHVYFSAGRYDDPGASSMSEKGWRSSDLVFDLDADHLPAVTLGEDSYAEMLAKCKDALCRLLDFLEDDFAFEDLEVVFSGGRGYHVHVRDESVRHLDREHRREIVDYVRGIGLEFDELVETETVAGLGRKTPTERRTLRTDGGWGRRTHRRFVAFVDELLELEEAAALERLQAFDGIGEGKATATLNAARNNREELEAGNVTVHTAVAQLAERFATRAVERDNAPIDEPVTTDTNRLIRLPGSLHGGSALEVRRIDRDELDAFDPLVDAVPETFRSHEIAVDVTRGGEVELDGDIFTVPEGDQSLPEYVATFLMARGRAEKEKER, encoded by the coding sequence ATGGAGGAGCGAACGAGAGCCTACCTACGTGGGCGATTTCGAGATCACTACCGCCGGACGGAGATCACGCTGCCACCCGCAGCCAACGAACGCGAGTGGGGATACATCCCGTGGACGGACGGACCGGGAACGACGATGGTCCGTCACCGCTCGCTGCTCGAGCTCGGCGCCGTCGAGGAGTTCCTCGAGCGCGAACGCCCCCGGCACGTCTACTTCTCCGCCGGCCGGTACGACGATCCCGGCGCGAGCTCGATGAGCGAGAAAGGCTGGCGCTCCTCCGACCTGGTCTTCGACCTCGACGCGGATCACCTGCCCGCAGTTACGCTCGGCGAGGACAGCTACGCCGAGATGCTCGCGAAGTGCAAAGACGCCCTCTGTCGACTGCTCGACTTCCTCGAAGACGACTTCGCGTTCGAGGACCTCGAGGTCGTCTTCTCCGGCGGTCGCGGCTACCACGTCCACGTTCGCGACGAGAGCGTCCGCCACCTCGACCGCGAGCACCGCCGCGAGATCGTCGACTACGTCCGCGGCATCGGCCTCGAGTTCGACGAACTGGTCGAGACCGAGACCGTCGCCGGACTGGGACGGAAGACGCCGACGGAGCGACGCACCCTGCGGACCGACGGCGGCTGGGGCCGCCGAACTCACCGGCGGTTCGTCGCGTTCGTCGACGAGTTGCTCGAACTCGAGGAAGCAGCGGCCCTCGAGCGCCTCCAGGCGTTCGACGGCATCGGCGAGGGGAAGGCGACCGCCACACTCAACGCCGCCCGGAACAACCGCGAGGAGCTCGAGGCGGGCAACGTCACCGTACACACGGCCGTCGCCCAGCTCGCAGAACGATTCGCGACGCGGGCGGTCGAGCGCGACAACGCGCCGATCGACGAGCCGGTGACGACCGACACCAACCGGCTCATCCGGCTGCCGGGGAGCCTCCACGGCGGGAGCGCCCTCGAGGTGCGTCGCATCGACCGGGACGAACTCGACGCGTTCGATCCGCTGGTCGACGCCGTCCCCGAGACGTTCCGCAGCCACGAGATCGCGGTCGACGTCACTCGCGGCGGCGAGGTCGAACTCGACGGCGACATCTTTACAGTTCCGGAGGGTGACCAGTCACTCCCGGAGTACGTCGCGACGTTTCTCATGGCGCGTGGCAGGGCAGAAAAGGAGAAAGAACGATGA
- a CDS encoding GNAT family N-acetyltransferase translates to MSVNVDSRVVAPGSDEYVEDAWELKERIHQREGVLKQRRGFFTDAYRRATVHCSLEDEKLVGFAAVRRDGYILFLAVSPEYRGEGIGKRLIACVAEDHNTITCHARTSNENALQFYEHLGFEIKRRIDNYYEDGGDAYYLKLGDGGITDRISDLVRR, encoded by the coding sequence GTGAGCGTCAACGTCGACAGCCGTGTCGTCGCCCCGGGCAGTGACGAGTACGTCGAAGACGCCTGGGAGCTCAAAGAGCGCATCCACCAACGCGAGGGCGTGCTCAAACAGCGACGCGGCTTCTTCACGGACGCCTACCGCCGCGCGACGGTCCACTGCTCGCTCGAGGACGAGAAACTGGTCGGCTTCGCGGCCGTCCGTCGCGACGGATACATCCTCTTTCTGGCCGTCTCGCCGGAGTATCGCGGCGAGGGGATCGGCAAGCGACTGATCGCCTGCGTCGCGGAGGATCACAACACGATCACCTGCCACGCCCGGACGAGTAACGAGAACGCCCTCCAGTTCTACGAACACCTCGGCTTCGAGATCAAACGCCGGATCGACAACTACTACGAGGATGGCGGCGACGCCTACTACCTCAAACTCGGCGACGGCGGCATCACGGATCGGATCTCGGACCTGGTACGGCGGTAG
- a CDS encoding archease — translation MRTSFELREHTADVAVAATGPTLEAVFAAVADGLAAASCDDVPEEGARFDVDVRAESREALLFDYLDELIYLRDVRGELPVDNHATITEPDGDDEWHLEGSARGVPLEAVDARDVKAVTYSEMRLEETGEGWEAYVVFDV, via the coding sequence ATGCGTACGAGTTTCGAACTCCGCGAGCACACAGCCGACGTCGCCGTCGCCGCGACGGGACCGACGCTCGAGGCAGTCTTCGCCGCCGTCGCCGACGGCCTCGCGGCAGCCAGTTGCGACGACGTGCCCGAAGAAGGCGCCCGGTTCGACGTCGACGTTCGCGCCGAAAGTCGAGAGGCGCTGCTGTTCGACTACCTCGACGAACTGATCTACCTGCGCGACGTTCGCGGCGAACTCCCCGTCGACAACCACGCGACGATCACGGAACCCGATGGCGACGACGAGTGGCACCTCGAGGGAAGCGCCCGCGGGGTCCCGCTCGAGGCCGTCGACGCCCGCGACGTGAAAGCCGTCACCTACTCCGAGATGCGCCTCGAGGAGACCGGGGAGGGGTGGGAGGCGTACGTCGTCTTCGACGTGTAG
- a CDS encoding RtcB family protein produces the protein MTTFDADGITLEQVSEYVWEIPREGDMRVPARVFASELLLEEIAGDKTLEQLKNSTQLPGMTKYGICMPDGHQGYGFPVGGVGALDAEDGCISPGAVGYDINCGVRMMKTNLAYDDVQGTEQELVDALFENIPSGLGGGGVVETDVDTIDEILEGGVRWALENGHAVEDDLAHCEDEGFRAEADASKISQKAKDRGKNQVGSLGSGNHFLEVQRVTDVFDETIGDAYGLEEDQIVVLIHCGSRGLGHQTCNDYLRKIEKQHQGLLNQLPDKELAAAPAGSQLAEDYYGAMNAAINFAWVNRQLIMHRTRQVFEQVFDRPWQEMGMELLYDVAHNIAKKETHTVDGEEGEYFVHRKGATRAFPAGHPEVPEAYRSVGQPVIIPGSMGSGSYVLSGGDNSMELTFGSTAHGAGRVMSRTQAKKDYWGGDVQQELRDQQQIYVKAQSGATVAEEAPGVYKDVDEVVRVSDELGIGDKVARTFPVCNIKG, from the coding sequence ATGACCACGTTCGACGCAGACGGCATCACGCTCGAGCAGGTATCGGAGTACGTCTGGGAGATTCCACGGGAGGGGGACATGCGCGTTCCCGCTCGCGTGTTCGCGAGCGAACTCCTGCTCGAGGAGATCGCCGGTGACAAGACCCTAGAACAGTTGAAAAACTCGACGCAGCTGCCGGGAATGACGAAGTACGGGATCTGCATGCCCGACGGCCACCAGGGCTACGGCTTCCCGGTCGGCGGTGTGGGGGCGCTCGATGCCGAAGACGGCTGTATTTCTCCGGGAGCGGTCGGCTACGACATCAACTGCGGCGTCAGGATGATGAAAACTAACCTGGCCTACGACGACGTACAGGGCACCGAACAGGAGCTCGTCGACGCCCTGTTCGAGAACATTCCGTCGGGGCTGGGCGGCGGCGGCGTCGTCGAGACGGACGTCGACACCATCGACGAGATCCTCGAGGGTGGCGTCCGGTGGGCGCTCGAGAACGGCCACGCCGTCGAGGACGACCTGGCCCACTGTGAAGACGAGGGCTTCCGCGCGGAGGCCGACGCCTCGAAGATCTCCCAGAAGGCGAAAGACCGCGGGAAGAATCAGGTCGGCTCGCTGGGATCGGGCAACCACTTCCTCGAGGTCCAGCGAGTCACGGACGTCTTCGACGAGACGATCGGCGACGCGTACGGACTCGAGGAGGATCAGATCGTCGTCCTCATCCACTGTGGGTCGCGAGGGCTGGGTCACCAGACGTGTAACGATTACCTGCGAAAGATCGAAAAACAACACCAGGGGCTGTTGAACCAGCTCCCGGACAAGGAACTCGCGGCCGCACCCGCGGGCTCACAGCTCGCAGAGGACTACTACGGCGCGATGAACGCAGCGATCAACTTCGCGTGGGTCAACCGCCAGCTCATCATGCACCGCACGCGGCAGGTGTTCGAGCAGGTCTTCGATCGGCCGTGGCAGGAGATGGGGATGGAACTGCTCTACGACGTCGCCCACAACATCGCGAAAAAGGAGACGCACACCGTCGACGGCGAGGAGGGCGAGTACTTCGTCCACCGCAAGGGAGCGACACGGGCGTTTCCGGCGGGCCACCCCGAGGTACCAGAGGCCTACCGCAGCGTCGGCCAGCCGGTCATCATCCCGGGCAGCATGGGGTCGGGCAGTTACGTCCTCTCCGGTGGCGACAACTCGATGGAACTCACGTTCGGCTCGACGGCCCACGGCGCGGGTCGAGTGATGAGTCGCACGCAGGCGAAGAAAGACTACTGGGGCGGCGACGTCCAGCAGGAACTGCGCGACCAGCAGCAGATCTACGTCAAAGCCCAGTCGGGTGCGACCGTCGCCGAGGAAGCGCCGGGGGTCTACAAGGACGTCGACGAAGTCGTCCGCGTCTCGGACGAACTCGGCATCGGCGACAAGGTGGCGCGGACGTTCCCCGTCTGTAACATCAAGGGCTGA
- a CDS encoding helix-turn-helix domain-containing protein, with translation MPRAKLSITVPRETWIHDVSTTYPDAVFRVVTLLAGERTGIGLVEVRTDESLPVITAIDRSEDVVELDLLWKHDETALLQLETTSPPLLLPVWQASVPIEMPFEIRDGTATWQLTTSSARLSDLGTRLEDAGISYDIEYVHELGTNQADRILTDRQRELLLAAVDGGYYATPRETTLTGVADDLGISKATCSDVLHRAEGSIISWFVDEYLLNVS, from the coding sequence ATGCCGCGCGCGAAGCTGTCGATCACCGTTCCTCGAGAAACGTGGATTCACGACGTCTCGACGACGTATCCGGACGCCGTTTTCCGGGTCGTCACGCTGCTGGCCGGCGAACGAACGGGCATCGGGCTCGTCGAAGTGCGGACGGACGAGTCACTCCCGGTCATCACCGCCATCGATCGGAGCGAAGACGTCGTCGAGTTGGACCTCCTCTGGAAGCACGACGAGACCGCGCTGTTGCAACTCGAGACGACGAGCCCGCCGCTGCTCCTGCCGGTGTGGCAGGCGAGCGTCCCGATCGAGATGCCCTTCGAGATCCGGGACGGCACGGCGACGTGGCAGCTGACGACGTCGTCGGCGCGTCTGTCCGACCTCGGAACGCGACTCGAGGACGCCGGCATTTCGTACGACATCGAGTACGTCCACGAACTCGGGACCAACCAGGCCGATCGAATCCTGACGGACAGACAGCGAGAACTCCTCCTGGCGGCAGTCGACGGCGGATACTACGCGACGCCTCGGGAGACGACCCTCACCGGGGTGGCGGACGACCTCGGCATCTCGAAGGCGACCTGTAGCGACGTCCTCCACCGCGCAGAGGGGAGTATCATCTCCTGGTTCGTCGACGAATATCTCCTGAACGTGAGTTAA
- a CDS encoding helix-turn-helix domain-containing protein, which produces MGTSTIAELAIPTEEFALRRTLESVSGIDVEVERVVAHEQDRVMPYVWFSDGESDLADLDEVLEADPSVEDMELLTDLDDERLYRMSWVEDVAVIVHVLTEEEATILDASGNAHRWRLRILFPERDALSRTYDFVTDRGLQLDIEKIHELNEDRHGRYGLTDAQHETLVTALQRGYYQIPREVDMEGLSDELGISHQALSERLRRAHRTLVEDAIEVGPPDEGDSSDRFQSGQR; this is translated from the coding sequence ATGGGAACGAGTACGATCGCCGAACTCGCGATCCCGACCGAGGAGTTCGCGCTCCGACGAACGCTCGAGTCGGTATCCGGGATCGACGTCGAGGTCGAGCGAGTCGTCGCCCACGAACAGGACCGCGTCATGCCGTACGTCTGGTTCTCGGACGGCGAGTCGGACCTGGCCGACCTCGACGAGGTGCTCGAGGCAGATCCGAGCGTCGAAGACATGGAACTGCTCACCGACCTCGACGACGAGCGCCTCTACCGGATGAGCTGGGTCGAAGACGTCGCGGTGATCGTCCACGTGCTCACCGAGGAGGAAGCGACGATCCTCGACGCCTCGGGCAACGCCCACCGGTGGCGGCTCCGGATCCTCTTTCCCGAGCGTGACGCACTCTCGCGGACCTACGACTTCGTGACCGACCGGGGCCTCCAGCTCGACATCGAGAAGATCCACGAACTGAACGAGGATCGACACGGCCGGTACGGGCTCACCGACGCCCAACACGAGACGCTCGTGACGGCACTCCAGCGAGGCTACTACCAGATCCCGCGCGAGGTCGACATGGAAGGCCTCTCCGACGAACTCGGGATCTCTCACCAGGCGCTGTCCGAACGGCTTCGGCGCGCACACCGGACGCTCGTCGAAGACGCGATCGAGGTCGGTCCCCCGGACGAGGGCGACTCGAGCGACCGCTTCCAGAGTGGCCAACGCTAG
- the moaA gene encoding GTP 3',8-cyclase MoaA, which produces MLTDDFGREVTGVRVSLTDRCNFDCVYCHNEGLGDTRGPMEPQDDEMSTDDVVRFLEVAAEFDVDAVKFTGGEPMLREDLEEIIERTPDSMEVSLTTNGTFLPGRAEALVDAGLERVNVSQDALEPEAFAEITKSGAYDRVIEGVEAALEAGLDPVKLNMVVFEHTAGYVPGMVDHVAENDGLQLQLIEYMPELTGKPEWAIDIERVHDWLAEQADEVEHREMHDRKRYWVNGGMVEIVDPVENPTFCANCHRVRVTHNGYLKGCLNRNDDLRPMGEMTKPEIREAFRETVANRVPYYGEYMVRGDDGEWELNDEYIGV; this is translated from the coding sequence ATGCTCACCGACGACTTCGGGCGCGAGGTGACCGGGGTTCGCGTCTCGCTCACCGATCGGTGTAACTTCGATTGCGTCTACTGTCACAACGAGGGACTGGGGGACACGCGCGGTCCGATGGAACCACAGGACGACGAGATGAGCACCGACGACGTCGTTCGCTTCCTCGAGGTCGCCGCCGAGTTCGACGTCGACGCGGTCAAGTTCACCGGCGGGGAACCGATGCTCCGGGAGGACCTGGAGGAGATCATCGAACGCACGCCGGACTCGATGGAGGTATCGCTGACGACCAACGGGACGTTCCTGCCGGGCCGCGCGGAGGCGCTCGTCGACGCCGGACTCGAGCGGGTCAACGTCTCCCAGGACGCCCTCGAGCCCGAGGCGTTCGCCGAGATCACCAAGAGCGGGGCCTACGACAGGGTGATCGAGGGCGTGGAGGCGGCACTCGAGGCGGGGCTCGACCCCGTGAAGCTCAACATGGTTGTCTTCGAGCACACGGCGGGCTACGTGCCGGGGATGGTCGACCACGTCGCAGAGAACGACGGCCTCCAGCTCCAGCTCATCGAGTACATGCCCGAACTGACCGGCAAGCCGGAGTGGGCGATCGACATCGAACGCGTCCACGACTGGCTCGCCGAGCAGGCCGACGAGGTCGAACACCGGGAGATGCACGACCGAAAGCGCTACTGGGTAAACGGGGGTATGGTCGAGATCGTCGATCCCGTCGAGAACCCCACCTTCTGTGCGAACTGCCACCGCGTCCGGGTGACGCACAACGGCTACCTGAAGGGCTGTCTCAACCGCAACGACGACCTGCGCCCGATGGGCGAGATGACCAAACCGGAGATCCGCGAGGCGTTCCGCGAAACCGTGGCCAATCGCGTCCCCTACTACGGCGAGTACATGGTCCGCGGCGACGACGGCGAGTGGGAACTCAACGACGAGTACATCGGCGTCTAG
- a CDS encoding DUF7519 family protein yields MSEITRRPTTVGSAVAVVAAVVALAASASSTSGLVFGFAGVGVVTVGVTRGRRRAVDIGALALFLGVVTGGLAGGSVEATLLGTVGTVLAWDCGQSAVDLGEQLGREADTWRLEAVHAGSSLLVGLASATIGYAAYVVAGGGQPVAAVVLLLTAAILVTIGLGTDRVRRDGARR; encoded by the coding sequence GTGAGCGAGATCACCCGCCGGCCGACGACAGTCGGGAGCGCGGTCGCGGTCGTCGCGGCGGTCGTCGCCCTCGCCGCCAGCGCCAGTTCGACGTCCGGGCTCGTTTTCGGGTTCGCCGGCGTCGGCGTCGTTACCGTCGGGGTGACTCGAGGACGCCGGCGTGCCGTCGACATCGGCGCTCTCGCGCTCTTTCTCGGCGTCGTCACGGGTGGGCTCGCCGGAGGCTCCGTCGAGGCGACCTTGCTCGGAACCGTCGGAACGGTCCTCGCGTGGGACTGCGGTCAGAGTGCGGTCGACCTCGGCGAGCAACTCGGCCGCGAGGCGGACACGTGGCGACTCGAGGCCGTCCACGCCGGCTCGAGTCTGCTGGTCGGGCTGGCGTCGGCGACGATCGGGTACGCGGCGTACGTCGTCGCCGGCGGCGGCCAGCCGGTCGCGGCTGTCGTCCTGTTGTTGACCGCGGCGATCCTCGTCACGATCGGCCTGGGCACGGATCGCGTTCGGCGCGACGGCGCTCGCCGGTAG
- a CDS encoding DUF58 domain-containing protein translates to MSASRRSLALLGGVLAFAGAVAVLAGVVAVGMVQGTIPLVGILAVFVAASATFRRRTTVDRTETPDPERRRHVPVPGDDLLETVDQFRSSEFGFTPTTRRITAGLRSAAAAVLTRFEGLSADEARERIEDGTWTDDPHAAAFLSPTLEEPGRPLRERIAATLGRTSTFRTGVRRTAAAVASIGYADASRDESPGTVTLPRYDAERESVTTRTTSDAVTGTATRTSRSTGYWVGIGTVALLAIGLGALAESSAVVLAGVVGIGYAGFARTSEPPVPEIDLERTTGDDSPEPGDEVAVTVTITNEGGTLLPDLRFVDGVPSGLSVTDGSARLGTALRPGESVTLEYTVTARRGRHTFDPALVLTRDLSRATERETLVAEETTLVSEPVSRPTATPVPLRAAAATFAGRLSTADGGSGTEFHSVREYRKTDPLNRVDWNRHARTGDLATLEFHEERAARVLVLVDAREAAYLAPEPDAAHAVDRSVEAAGRIAASLLEDGDAVGLAALGPTSRPDGSDADEPCWLAPSSGRHHRERLRESLATHPQFSTLPPVRQSNWLGQLRAIRRRLSAGTQIVLLTPLCDQGSVDVARRLDARGHAVTVVSPDPTTDRTTSQQLARVGRRIRRFDLQRAGVPVVDWQADETIDEAFARTNAGGRR, encoded by the coding sequence GTGAGCGCGAGTCGCCGCTCGCTCGCCCTCCTGGGCGGCGTCCTCGCGTTCGCCGGTGCCGTCGCCGTCCTCGCGGGCGTCGTCGCGGTCGGGATGGTCCAGGGAACGATTCCGCTCGTCGGTATCCTTGCCGTCTTCGTGGCGGCGAGCGCGACGTTCCGGCGACGGACGACCGTCGATCGGACCGAGACGCCCGATCCCGAGCGTCGGCGGCACGTTCCGGTCCCCGGTGACGACCTCCTCGAGACGGTCGACCAGTTTCGCTCGAGCGAGTTCGGGTTCACGCCCACGACTCGCCGGATCACCGCCGGACTGCGCAGCGCGGCTGCCGCCGTCCTGACGCGGTTCGAAGGGCTCTCGGCCGACGAAGCCCGCGAACGGATCGAAGACGGGACGTGGACCGACGACCCACACGCCGCGGCTTTCCTCTCGCCGACCCTCGAGGAGCCAGGACGTCCGCTTCGAGAGCGAATCGCCGCGACGCTCGGCAGGACGTCGACGTTCCGGACCGGCGTGCGACGGACCGCCGCCGCCGTCGCGTCGATCGGGTACGCCGACGCCAGTCGCGACGAGTCGCCCGGGACGGTGACACTCCCCCGGTACGACGCCGAACGCGAGTCGGTCACCACTCGAACGACGTCCGACGCCGTCACCGGGACGGCGACCCGGACGAGTCGGTCGACGGGCTACTGGGTCGGGATCGGGACCGTCGCCCTCCTCGCGATCGGTCTCGGCGCGCTCGCCGAATCGTCGGCGGTCGTCCTCGCAGGCGTCGTCGGCATCGGCTACGCGGGCTTCGCGCGGACGAGCGAACCGCCGGTCCCCGAGATCGACCTCGAGCGGACGACGGGCGACGACTCGCCGGAACCCGGCGACGAGGTCGCGGTTACGGTGACGATCACCAACGAGGGCGGGACGCTGCTGCCAGACCTCCGGTTCGTCGACGGCGTTCCGTCCGGCCTGTCCGTGACCGACGGCTCCGCGCGACTCGGCACCGCCCTCCGTCCCGGCGAGTCGGTCACGCTCGAGTACACCGTCACCGCCCGCCGCGGCAGGCACACGTTCGATCCAGCGCTCGTACTCACCCGCGACCTCTCGCGTGCGACCGAGCGCGAGACGCTCGTCGCCGAGGAGACGACGCTCGTCAGCGAACCGGTCTCGCGTCCGACGGCGACACCGGTCCCGCTCCGGGCTGCGGCGGCGACGTTCGCCGGTCGGCTCTCGACCGCCGACGGCGGCTCCGGGACCGAGTTTCACTCCGTCCGGGAGTACCGCAAGACCGATCCGCTGAACCGCGTCGACTGGAACCGCCACGCCCGGACCGGCGACCTCGCGACCCTCGAGTTCCACGAGGAACGGGCGGCCCGCGTGCTCGTCCTCGTCGACGCGCGCGAGGCGGCTTACCTCGCCCCGGAACCCGACGCCGCCCACGCGGTCGACCGCTCGGTCGAGGCCGCGGGTCGCATCGCGGCCTCGCTGCTCGAGGACGGCGACGCGGTCGGTCTCGCGGCGCTCGGACCGACGTCACGTCCGGACGGCTCCGACGCGGACGAACCGTGCTGGCTCGCGCCGTCGTCGGGTCGCCACCACCGGGAACGGCTGCGCGAGTCGCTTGCGACCCATCCGCAGTTCTCGACGCTACCGCCCGTGCGCCAGTCGAACTGGCTCGGGCAGTTGCGGGCGATCCGTCGGCGGCTGTCGGCCGGGACACAGATCGTCTTGCTCACGCCGCTCTGTGACCAGGGATCGGTGGACGTAGCGAGACGGCTCGACGCTCGCGGGCACGCGGTCACGGTCGTCAGTCCCGATCCGACGACAGACCGGACGACGAGCCAGCAACTCGCGCGCGTCGGCCGTCGCATCCGGCGGTTCGACCTCCAGCGCGCCGGCGTTCCGGTCGTCGACTGGCAGGCCGACGAGACGATCGACGAGGCGTTCGCCCGGACGAACGCCGGTGGTCGCCGGTGA
- a CDS encoding DUF4129 domain-containing protein, translating into MSPNDFLGRLAVAVVGIVAVGMAAATVSDTLEVGGSGGFGADSGSGSGYAPPADDPSAGGSFPAFLEYLLAALVVLLALALAWYLLVHRRELVKILAVVLVVSVVVTAIVLALSQLDWGSAMNATPETPATNETPGGSPGDGEGEMLPISLAPVFAVLAVVAAIFAGALVVSRDDERDVTVDTDSDLTDEDVAAVGAAAGQAAERIEGDDASDTLDNEIYRTWRDMTRLLEVDRPETSTPGEFATAAVEAGMDRAHVNELTRLFEDVRYGHAEPTAELESRAIAVLREIEATYADEDDEPTGTRGDEP; encoded by the coding sequence GTGTCCCCGAACGACTTCCTGGGACGGCTCGCCGTCGCCGTGGTGGGTATCGTTGCCGTCGGCATGGCTGCGGCGACCGTCTCCGACACGCTCGAGGTCGGTGGATCCGGCGGCTTCGGAGCCGACAGCGGATCCGGCTCCGGCTACGCACCGCCAGCCGACGACCCCTCCGCAGGCGGCAGTTTTCCCGCCTTCCTCGAGTACCTCCTCGCCGCGCTCGTCGTCTTGCTGGCGCTCGCACTCGCCTGGTACCTCCTCGTCCACCGGCGGGAACTGGTCAAGATCCTCGCGGTGGTTCTCGTCGTCAGTGTCGTCGTAACCGCCATCGTCCTCGCGCTCTCGCAACTCGACTGGGGCAGTGCGATGAACGCGACGCCAGAAACGCCGGCGACGAACGAAACCCCTGGCGGTTCGCCGGGCGACGGCGAGGGCGAGATGCTCCCGATCTCGCTCGCTCCGGTCTTCGCCGTCCTCGCGGTCGTCGCCGCAATCTTCGCAGGCGCGCTCGTCGTCAGTCGCGACGACGAACGAGACGTGACCGTCGACACCGACTCAGACCTCACGGACGAGGACGTCGCCGCAGTCGGTGCCGCCGCCGGCCAGGCGGCCGAACGGATCGAGGGCGACGACGCGTCCGATACCCTCGACAACGAGATCTACCGCACCTGGCGCGACATGACTCGACTCCTCGAGGTCGACCGACCCGAGACGAGCACGCCAGGCGAGTTCGCGACCGCTGCAGTCGAAGCAGGGATGGATCGCGCGCACGTGAACGAACTCACTCGGCTGTTCGAGGACGTCCGATACGGCCACGCGGAACCGACCGCAGAGCTGGAGTCGCGGGCCATCGCCGTCCTGCGGGAGATCGAGGCGACGTACGCCGACGAAGACGACGAACCGACGGGAACGCGTGGTGACGAGCCGTGA
- a CDS encoding 30S ribosomal protein S13, producing MSEEEPQQQEDDDDLRYFVRIGQTDLDGTKSVERSLSEMNGIGRRTARIIAEEAGVDRTATFGRLEDDQIDDVVELVENYADEVPEWLTNRQRDFYTGETTHEIGNDLQLTRQHDINRMKMIDSYRGVRHKRGQKVRGQRTKSTGRTEGTIGVNVEEIREEEAEGGEEGGE from the coding sequence ATGAGCGAGGAAGAACCTCAACAACAGGAGGACGACGACGACCTTCGATACTTCGTCCGGATCGGTCAGACCGACCTCGACGGGACGAAAAGCGTCGAGCGCTCGCTCTCGGAGATGAACGGGATCGGTCGCCGAACCGCCCGAATCATCGCCGAAGAGGCGGGTGTCGACCGAACGGCGACGTTCGGCCGACTCGAGGACGACCAGATCGACGACGTCGTCGAACTCGTAGAGAACTACGCCGACGAGGTACCCGAGTGGCTCACCAACCGCCAGCGGGACTTCTACACCGGCGAAACGACCCACGAGATCGGCAACGATCTCCAGCTGACGCGACAGCACGACATCAACCGGATGAAGATGATCGACTCCTACAGAGGCGTCCGCCACAAGCGCGGCCAGAAGGTCCGCGGTCAGCGGACGAAGTCCACCGGTCGTACGGAGGGCACCATCGGAGTCAACGTCGAGGAGATCCGTGAAGAGGAAGCCGAAGGCGGCGAGGAGGGTGGTGAATAA
- a CDS encoding 30S ribosomal protein S4, with protein sequence MPLGTDTKQYETPNHPFQGERIATEHSLLDRYGLQNKEELWRAQSELRSYRREARDLLGQAQGDETVQRRSEEFLGRLKRVGILDEEDGLGDVLGLEIEDVLERRLQTVVYRKGLANTTQQARQFITHGHVVLGEQRQRVPSYVVDVDEEGLVAFDENSPLADELHPERAEGQ encoded by the coding sequence ATGCCACTTGGAACCGATACCAAGCAGTACGAGACGCCGAATCACCCGTTCCAGGGTGAACGCATCGCCACCGAGCACTCGCTTCTCGACCGGTACGGCCTGCAGAACAAAGAAGAGCTCTGGCGTGCCCAGTCCGAACTTCGATCCTATCGGCGCGAGGCCCGCGACCTGCTCGGACAGGCCCAGGGCGACGAGACGGTCCAGCGCCGCTCCGAGGAGTTCCTCGGCCGACTCAAGCGCGTCGGTATCCTCGACGAGGAAGACGGCCTCGGCGACGTCCTCGGCCTCGAGATCGAGGACGTTCTCGAGCGCCGACTGCAGACGGTCGTCTACCGCAAGGGGCTGGCCAACACGACCCAGCAGGCCCGGCAGTTCATCACGCACGGGCACGTCGTGCTCGGCGAGCAGCGCCAGCGGGTTCCATCGTACGTCGTCGACGTCGACGAGGAAGGCCTCGTCGCGTTCGACGAGAACAGTCCGCTCGCTGACGAACTCCACCCGGAACGCGCGGAGGGTCAATAA